From the genome of Anopheles funestus chromosome 2RL, idAnoFuneDA-416_04, whole genome shotgun sequence:
GCTCCATATGACGAGTGGAATGAAACGGTGTTTAATGGGAATGAAACGGTGTTGGGGTTTTAttgaaacgaaagcaaagatTACGATGTACAGTGCGGGTTGCTGGGTTAGAGACTAATGCCGTACTCATATAAACATGATTAAAACTCACTTCCACTGTGTTCCATCGTGACCATCGGGAACCTTCTATTGcttctttctccctctctctcgctcgTTCTTGTGCTTTGCGTATGGTGTAGTGAGGTTGAACGAGACTCCAGGGGGGAGCTGCTACGGAACCGCCGACTGTTGTTGAGGTGGCAATGAGaagggggttgttttttcccccaccaTTAGCCCCGTCATTCTGTGTTTGATCACCTTGTacacatttccctttttttctcgttttgcaCGGCCCAGCGCGTTTCAATTGACTTCCGTTACGGCGGCACAAAacccatacacacgcacacaaacacgcttTGAAcacaaacccctttttttgctacccCGCACAATGTAAGGGCGTGGACAGAATGAATGGGGAAGAAAAAGTGATAGATTTTCACCAGAACGCAATAGAAATCATTCGTAGCACACAAGACATTCTAACTGAATTCGGGCGCCTCACTATTTACTCATACCCATACACTCTCTCattcacatacacatacacactgggTAGCATTTGTAGCTAGGATGACGATGCAACAACATAAACTCAACCATAATATTTTCCGTACATAATAATGGAATcttttctatattttctttatcacATTATACACTGCCACCCTTAACTCACTACCCTCTAAAATCGactagatgttttttttctttctttctcttccaaATGCTAGCACGATTTTCACAACcgtgaattatttattaactaCTTATCGTCTCACTACACATAAACACCCAGTCCCACACactacactcacacacagcaCACGTACGCGAAAcgtaacacacaaacacaaaccgcGGATAAGAAATCATCACACAATAGGAGCTGGGCTCAATTTGCTCACCTTTCGTAGAAGAATTTGTATTACGATTGAAGAAAATGCGTACAAACGCAttacacttttatttttatcgacGACcaaatttgttgttgtttttttttaatgttcagTAGTAGTGCATTAACAAATAGTTTCTTTAGCAAACCGACCACACTCCAATGTTGTTGCTTCTTGCGAAGTATAACAATGAATGAGAAGCAGTAGCGAGAAATGAAAGTGAGACACCGTATGGGAACGTGTTGTGTGGTGGTCTATGAAAATGTAGCACCGAACACAAGCCACAGTGGAAACGGACAACGAACGAATACGGTAACATCAAGggattaaatttataaataatagaagaatacaaaattaatCTAACAATCAACCAATTCAATCAATGGAAATGGGGAtaaaaaagttctttttttaaatattccacATATCTCATTTAGGTTTGATACGACATTTCAGGACACAAAATAACTCATAATTAAATCTTTAAACGAACAAAAGGAATAACAAATAGCAAATTTACTCAATCAAGAAACCAGTCAACGAATAGCTTAGGCAGCGCGCTGTGAATagccaaacaaaccagacaaacacgacactgTTCGAAAGGTGCTCTGCCAATTGTCGTGTAGAACTGTCACTCCATCGACAATTTCAATGCCTAGTACTGTCGCTAAGCAATCTTTCCtcgttttattccaatttcgGTGAGTTTATGTATGCTAGAAATCTGAAATTCTCTCTTCCACAATAACTGTTAACAAAGCAATCCAGCACATAACCGCTTCTGTGAAATTTGACAACAAACTATAGAGAGTTTCAAGGTGTGACACAGACatgcaagacaaaatcaaactgttttgttctatgtcgtgtttgtctggtttgttctatgcaggttgacagagcacctccatatgattgcttgggtttgttcttgtggttttgtctggtttgtcttgttcgagaaatgacagcgcgctgccttatttaacaaaactcataattttacacaaattaCGATTATAATTGTAAATAgcagtgtttttttacaattttaaaaaggCCCGCACTTGAGCGTTTATGTCATTCAACTATTCACCTTTGGCGGACCGTCCCACTGTCATCGAGTCGGTTGTCAAAcgtttggaaaatggttggCCGCAATAATCACGCGTAACATCCACTTTCTTTACCCAAAACGAAACAGGATTATAAACTACTGCTGAGGAAGTTATTTAAGCCGTAGTTAAGTAAATGTGTGCCGATAGACTTATAGCGAACCTAATGCCACTAAGCTTGGGCATCTAACGCGCAAGGAACACAAGTAACAGTGCTAACATTTCCCGGGCTAAGCTGCGTTACTGTCGCCGTACCTTTCGCACCCTTTCGGAAGTGGTTGCAAATTATGCTTCAAACATAGCGAATCGGTTGAAAGTTATCATCTTGTCTTTAGTCGCACCGGAAGGGAAAGACAAAACGTTCAGAACAACCCAACACGATTGGTGTGCATCGCCTTGGAAGCTTGTTCTGTTCGCGTGCTAACTGGAAAAGTGAAACCcgttcgtgtgtgtgcgtgcgtgtgtgtgtgttttttttactcccaAAGGGAAATTACTAGCGGCTCACAGTATGTGGCAGGTGCGGCGGTTTAGTCTGTAAATAGTTGCGCAGTTACTTACCATCCTGCCGCCAGTTATTGGCATTGTGTTGCTGTTTGATAAATTTCGGTCCAATAACTGGTGATAAGGTTTGGTGTGGTTGGTTTTCGGGTGTTCATTCCACGGAAGCAATCGAGAATGGAGTTCTCGCAGCCACCGCCGTCAGTTGATGCCGCACCGTCGGTACAACATTTCGCCAACCCGCCGCCTATCAACCGGATCCTTAGCTACCAGCATCCGCAACCACCGAAGCAACAGTTTAACTTTTACCACCACAAACCGTACCACCACTTCAATGGGTTTCGTGGCGGTGGCCCCATGTCGCAGGATGATTTCGATGGCAAGCGGCTTCGGAAGTCTGTGATGCGTAAAACGGTTGACTATAATGCTTCCATCATCAAGGCACTCGAGGTTAGTAGGAAGTAATTGGTGATCGTTGATCGGTTCACTTAGGCAACCTTCGATAACGATGGTATTCTTGTTTCTTTCCATGTATCCATCAGTGTCGCACCTGGCAACGGGATCATCGTGACAGACGTGCCCTGCAGCCGGAGAGCATCTACATTCCCGAACTGTTGCCACCGCCAAGCTACATGGACAATCCAAGCAATGCGGTTACGACCCGCTTCGTGAAGACAGCTACGAACAAAATGCGCTGTCCGATCTTCACGCTCGCCTGGACCCCGGAAGGACGCCGATTAATTACTGGGGCGAGTTCCGGCGAGTTTACCCTATGGAATGGGCTTATGTTTAACTTCGAAACGATTCTACAGGTATGGTGAAACGGGATTTATAAAACGTTTTGTGAAGATCCCCGTTTGGTATCAAAACAATCGTTGATCGGCTTTAttatattaatgttttattctctttcttttatttctctttctggCAACTTGCCTAACCAAACAGGCACACGATGTGTCCGTGCGTACGATGGTGTGGTCACACAATGACAACTGGATGGTAACGGGCGATCATGGAGGATACGTCAAGTACTGGCAGTCGAACATGAACAACGTGAAGATGTTCCAGGCTCACAAGGATCCGATACGTGGAATCAGGTACAGCAGTGGAAGTGGTTGCAGTCACTGTGGCACCATTAGCAACAGTAGCAGCACCACAATCGGACGTTGCCGCTTGGGGTTGCAGTTACGGCTTCTCACAAGGGCACGACGGGTGCAAACGACGTTGGCCGCTTTCATGCTGCTAATATTCCTGCCATTGCTCGTTCGACTAAGTATACtcttatctctctctctctcactcttgtCTCTTCACAATCTATCCTTTTCTGTCTACGTGATCAACGTTTAAAACAATACAATACGAACATGGTTAATCCGTGTTTTGCTGTATTTGCGAATTTGGTATTGTTCTTTGTTGATTAAGTTAACTCAGTCTAGAACAGTTTTACAAAGATGGTTAAaggaaatttttgattttccttttGAAACGCACTTTGAAACTTTTGTGTACATTTTGGTACACCTGATGACAATGGGACCTTTCTTTAGTTTTTGTCTCTTACTCATCATCAGCATTTACGGTTAGCGATTTTGTGGACCAACATGCGTGGCTGTTTGCCTGTTTGCGGTTTGTAAAACCAAATCCTAACACAAAGACTGTGGATTTATTCGAAATTTGTACCTGAAAATAAAGTTAATATACGAATTTTGCTCATcttatttaaaatcaaacgTTCCCTAggaacacacacgcacaccaaacTGGCTTTTTGAAAAGGCATGTGATATTGTTagcgtaaaaataaaatccttacCCGTTTGTTCACGTGTGTGCTGGGGCTGGCTGTGTTTTACAGAACCgaaggaaacaaataaaaggaaacgaaataaaGTAATGAAACAATGCtaatttttacaccaaataaaaacacaataaatggAAAGTTCAAATAAAGTGTTCATATGACACGGAGATAAAAGGAAAGGCTTTCGCCTTAGTGCAAAATTATGCGCCATGCTTTGTACAGTTCGAAACTAGCTGAATAAAGTTCCCATAAAAAATATCTCATTTGGTTCGTTTTCGTACCGGAAAGTCGGTGCGAACACGAGCATATAAAACCCGAACCTTGCGTTTTGTACTTTTACTTGTTCtgattttccgttttctgAAAGTTGCGACCGAATATTGTTCTCATATTTCTTTCGAgttgttcctttttgttgttgacgtGCCACATTAAAATTTTCGCGCCACAAGTGAAAGAAGAAtgtgaaaataaacataatacaCCGACTATGTTCTGAGGGTTCCATAATCACCGTGATCTTCACCAAATCGCCTGTTGTGTTCCAATGAATTTTGGTCCATGGGAGCACAAGTGATCGACCGAAATCTCTCCCGCATACACTTTATTCTGTTCTGTTAACCAgtcatatatttatttattcaaacacTTGTCTTAAGTCCGGACGTAGCAACGTAGCAATACAAAACAGGATATTAACAGCATAGAAGCAGAAATGGGGGCCGCATTTCGACGTTCATGAAAGTACAGCAATGACTAACATTCTCTTTTCTCCCTCTGGGATGGTATATTTTATCCCACTTCCTGttctgtttcctttcttttccatttttgtttgttccataAACAGTTTCAGTCCGTCGGATTCGAAGTTTGCAAGCTGCAGCGATGATGGTACGGTGCGGGTGTGGGATTTTCTACGCTGCCAGGAAGAACGAGTCCTGCGTGGACACGGTGCCGATGTCAAGTGTGTACACTGGCACCCGCAAAAGGCACTGATCGTGTCCGGCAGCAAAGACAACCAGCAACCGATCAAGCTGTGGGATCCCAAGTGTGGCCAAGCGCTCGCTACACTGTAAGACGAAAAACCGATTGTCCTTTCGCAAGCGTTTCCGGTGTATAAaatcttttgtgtttttgttttcttcccccaGACATGCCCACAAATCGACGGTGATGGATTTGAAGTGGAATGATAATGGTAACTGGCTGGTGACGGCTTCCCGTGACCACCTGTTGAAGTTGTTTGATCTGCGAAATCTCAGCGAGGAGGTACAGATATTCCGTGGCCACAAGAAGGAAGCGAGCGCGGTATCGTGGCATCCGATACATGAGGGTCTGTTCGCTTCTGGTGGATCCGATGGGTCGATCCTTTTCTGGAACGTTGGGTATGTATTGGAAGCAATGCAGTACACTTGTTCGATTGTTCACCTTCTGATGTGCGATCGTTTGTTCACAGCACCGATAAAGAGGTTGGCAGCATCGATATGGCACACGATAGCATCGTCTGGACGTTGGCATGGCATCCGCTTGGACATATACTCTGTTCGGGATCGAACGATCACACGGTAAAGTTTTGGACGCGCAATCGTCCCGGCGATCAGATGCGTGACAAGTACAATCTTAATACGCTGCCCGCCAGCCTAGCCGGGTTGGACGAGTGCGAGCTGGAGGAACACATCGTCATACCGGGTATGGGCCCGGAAGATAAGGTGGACATCGTGGAAAGCATAGCCACGAAGGAGGCGGGTCCGATTCCGGGGCTGGATTTAAATCTGAACAGTTTTAATGAGAAAATGCGCGAGAAGAAGATACCGTACAGTAAGCCCATCCCGCGCAACTTCCAGGCGCAGTGGAATGAATCGAGCAAACTGGACGATCATACTACCGCGGCGGATGAGATAAAGGAAGTGATCTCGCAGATCGTTGACAGCGGACCGATGGCACCGAAGAAACCGCTGCCGACCGCCATTTCGTTGTACGAGCGTACGATTGCGGTGATACGTAAGTGGTCCAATAttctttttggggaaattttttCAGCCAGACAAAGTAAAACCATGGTCCGAACGTTCTATTTTCAGCGGATAGTCCACTGGAGCAAGCGATTAGTGATGGGACGGACGCCCTAAATCGATTCATCGAGCACGGTGGCATACCGGAGCTGCATGACATATTCCCACCGTTGGAAGAACCGGAAGCACCATCGAATGGAGATGAGGAACAACCTCCGAAACCACCTGCCAAACGAGCACGGCTCGACGTTGAACCAAAGTTCTTTTACGGTCCGCTACCGTTCATTGTGGATCCGCCGGATCAATCGCGTGATTCAGTCCATTCGGTAGAAGATGCGGCGTCACGATCGAAAGATGATCCCGCGTTTGATCCGAAGCTTCCGTCGCTCTTGCAGCTGGATGTAAATCCACCGGTAGCCGTACAGTTCAACACGAGCGATCCGGTAGACGTTGGGGCAAATCGGAACAACTGGAAGGGACGGGAACGGGACAAGCATCGGGAAAAGCGTGATCTCGAGGAGGACAAAAAGATCTGGAAAGAGTACAATGATCGCAACTGGGACGAGGAAGATGACGATTCGGTGATGATTGTGGAACCGCCATCGTCCTCAGCTGCCATGCGGTCCGATACGCCCGTTAGTCAGAATACCAACAGCAATGGCCAGTGGATGTCGGAGTACGATAACGATCTACCACCTGGACCACCGCCCGGAATGCACGGTATGGCACCGTGGCAGATGGCGAACAATGGTGGCATGCAACATCCGGGTGGGATGCCACCGTTTGGAGGTGGATTCGGCGATGACGATGGTGGTCGAGCGATGGACGCATTTAATCTACAACGACCGCCACCACCAATCCCGGGTGGACCGCCTCCATTCGGTAATCCGAATCCATTCGCCATGATGGGTGGCCAGAATGAGGACGACGGTTGCTTTcctaacaataacaataacaataatcatAATGTCGGAAATCATAGGAACGAATTCAATCGGAATGATGATTGGATGCGCAACGATGGTGGTGGAAACCACAGGGGTAACCATCGAAATAGAGGCGGTGGTAGAGATTTCCGGGACGATCGAGGCGGTCGGCGGGATCGCGGGTTCGGAAGGCGGAGAAACTAAAAGTCGAtcgttaatgtgtctcgtacCTCGTTGGAAGGTTGTACGGATGGGACATTGATGTGTGATTGTTAAAGAGGGGGGTGGTCGTTTATTCGTAACAAAAATATAGCATTTAAGAATCAATATGCTAAGTTCCCTTGTACAAATGACTGTTCCCGATGTAGAAAATAGAACGAATAAAGAAGATGAGTCTTCATGGATAACAGATCTTTCAGATAGCTTTGGGTCGGTGAATCATCCGGCGGTAAGATACGATCAAGAATGAAGATTGTATAAAGATTCAAGATTTTGTAGAGAAGGGAATAAGGTTTGCTCCAGGTGATTTTCATTTAACATCATTACTATCGTGCTATCTTTTTGGGGATCGTCTTTTTTCGTGTAAAATTCACGTAGAAAACTAAATACCGAATTGTGCACAGTTTCTGAATCATTTCTAAACCATTTTGAAACAttgtaattaataaaaacgGTTCAATTTGAAATAGACGCCATTACTGTATCTGGCAACACTGTCACGTGATGCGAGTACATCGTGGTTATCGTGTCtacttttttattcaaacaattGTTTCCTGCTTGATAATTTTTGTGAGAAGAATTTAgattaaaaaacacatttttttacatttatttctgCTTAACATAagtataaatataatatttttgtgcataaataaaaaaaaagctaacaaaaTGTCAACTAGCTTGGCCACTGTCGGTGCCGAATGTGCGAACGCAGTGCATCGCTTTTGTTTACGTCGTCGGTACTTTCGCTTGCTCCAAACATCgctaaaaaaatagatttcgCGTCCGCTTTTCCACTTTCTGTGTCCAACTGTCCGTCTGATGACATCCTCCCAGGATGCGTGCTACATATCCCTGCTGGGACTGGCGGAATACTTTCGCACTTCGACTCCGCCAGATATCAAGAAGTGCATCCAGTGCTTGCAGGCATTGTTTACGTTCAAGCCACCGCTAAAGGTGGAAGCCCGTACGCACCTACAGCTCGGGCAGATACTGATGGCCTACACAAAAAATACCGACCTAGCAAAGAACCATCTCGAGCAAGCGGTTAGTAGGGAAAGAATGCCAGGTTCAGGCAAATTATAAATGCTTCTGTGGCTTCTTTTCAGTGGATCCTATCGGAAAACATCAACAACTTCGACGATGTAAAGTTCGACACGGCCAGCTTGCTTGCACAGTTGTACCAGCAGCAGGATCAAAGTTCGCTCGCAAAACCAGTGCTACGGAAAGCGATCGAATTATCCCAGCACAATGTTTACTGGCACTGTAAACTGCTGTTCCAGCTAGCGGTAAGTGGCCGTAGCTttagaaatcaatttcatttgttttaagcaatttttccaccaacaatAGCAAACGCACGCAACGGACAAAGAATACACGCTGGCCTCGGAACTGTTGGCAGTGGGTGTAGAATCAACGGACGAATCGAACGCGACGTATCTGAAGTCATTGTTTCTATTAAGCCGCGCcatgataatgatgatcgagcgaaaaacaaatgatgtCCTAGCGATACTGAGCCAAGCCAGCCCGATCATCGACCACTCCATCCAGAACTTTCATCTGAAGGAGTACCTGAAGGTGTTTTTCTACGTACTACAAGTGTGCCACTATCTACAGCTGGGACAGGTGAAAACGGTGAAAACgagtttaaaaatgttacaGCAAAGCATTCAAACGATCATTGCACCGAACTGGCCATCGGATGAACAAATCTTCGGACAAAACAACACGGAAATGTTTATGTGGCTACCGAAGGAGCAGCTGTACGTGCTCGTTTATCTGGTCACCGTGTCACACTCCATGATGGCTGGATACATGGACAAGGCGCAAAAGTACACCGAAAAGGCTTTGACCCAAATCGAGAAACTTAAATGTAAGGTTGCGTGTAACCGACTGTTTAGACGAATTTAAAACTAaatgtttgtccttttttccattccatcttCCCAGCGCAAGAAAACAAACCGATCTTGGCAGTGTTTCAGATCATACTGCTGGAGCACATCATCATGTGCCGGTTGGTGATGGGTAACAAATCGCTAGCCATCAAGGAGATCGCACTGGCGAAGGATGTGTGCCTGTCGTCTTCGAACAAATTTCTGTTGAAGAAGCACGCGCCACAGCTGCACTGTTTGCTCGGCCTGTACGCAATGTCTACCAGCTTGTTTGAGCATGCGGAAAAGCAATTTTACGCCTGTATCCAGGAAACGACCGAACGGGAGCTCAAACTGTTTGCCAACTTGAACCTTGCCATCGTTTACTTGCGGACGAAGCGGGAGCAGGatctgcgcaacattctcgaGCAGATACAGCAGGAAAATTCGCAATGCTCCAACAGCCAGGCACTGATGGGAAGTTTCTACTACGTGCAAGGATTGAACGCATTCCACAAGAGTAGCTTCCATGAGGCTAAGTAAGTAGTTGGGTTTTATCGGGTGTAATTCGTTGTTAACATTGTAATGTTACTTTTCATCATCTTCCAACAGACGCTTCCTGCGTGAAACGCTTAAGATGGCAAACGCGGAAGATCTGAACCGACTGACGTCCTGTTCGCTCGTACTACTGAGCCACGTGTTCCTTAGCATCGGTAACTCGAAGGAAAGCATGAACATGGTTACGCCGGCAATGCAGCTGGCTTCCAAAATTCCGGACATACACGTACAGCTGTGGGGCAGTGCCATACTGAAGGATCTGCATCGGATGCTGAAGGAACCGACGCAGGAGATTGAAGCGTACAACAATCACGTCAACTTCTCCCAGAACCTAATTGCCGATCAGCTGAAGTGTACCAAATTTCCGGAACATGCGCTCATT
Proteins encoded in this window:
- the LOC125763048 gene encoding pre-mRNA 3' end processing protein WDR33, which translates into the protein MEFSQPPPSVDAAPSVQHFANPPPINRILSYQHPQPPKQQFNFYHHKPYHHFNGFRGGGPMSQDDFDGKRLRKSVMRKTVDYNASIIKALECRTWQRDHRDRRALQPESIYIPELLPPPSYMDNPSNAVTTRFVKTATNKMRCPIFTLAWTPEGRRLITGASSGEFTLWNGLMFNFETILQAHDVSVRTMVWSHNDNWMVTGDHGGYVKYWQSNMNNVKMFQAHKDPIRGISFSPSDSKFASCSDDGTVRVWDFLRCQEERVLRGHGADVKCVHWHPQKALIVSGSKDNQQPIKLWDPKCGQALATLHAHKSTVMDLKWNDNGNWLVTASRDHLLKLFDLRNLSEEVQIFRGHKKEASAVSWHPIHEGLFASGGSDGSILFWNVGTDKEVGSIDMAHDSIVWTLAWHPLGHILCSGSNDHTVKFWTRNRPGDQMRDKYNLNTLPASLAGLDECELEEHIVIPGMGPEDKVDIVESIATKEAGPIPGLDLNLNSFNEKMREKKIPYSKPIPRNFQAQWNESSKLDDHTTAADEIKEVISQIVDSGPMAPKKPLPTAISLYERTIAVIPDSPLEQAISDGTDALNRFIEHGGIPELHDIFPPLEEPEAPSNGDEEQPPKPPAKRARLDVEPKFFYGPLPFIVDPPDQSRDSVHSVEDAASRSKDDPAFDPKLPSLLQLDVNPPVAVQFNTSDPVDVGANRNNWKGRERDKHREKRDLEEDKKIWKEYNDRNWDEEDDDSVMIVEPPSSSAAMRSDTPVSQNTNSNGQWMSEYDNDLPPGPPPGMHGMAPWQMANNGGMQHPGGMPPFGGGFGDDDGGRAMDAFNLQRPPPPIPGGPPPFGNPNPFAMMGGQNEDDGCFPNNNNNNNHNVGNHRNEFNRNDDWMRNDGGGNHRGNHRNRGGGRDFRDDRGGRRDRGFGRRRN
- the LOC125763065 gene encoding MAU2 chromatid cohesion factor homolog; amino-acid sequence: MTSSQDACYISLLGLAEYFRTSTPPDIKKCIQCLQALFTFKPPLKVEARTHLQLGQILMAYTKNTDLAKNHLEQAWILSENINNFDDVKFDTASLLAQLYQQQDQSSLAKPVLRKAIELSQHNVYWHCKLLFQLAQTHATDKEYTLASELLAVGVESTDESNATYLKSLFLLSRAMIMMIERKTNDVLAILSQASPIIDHSIQNFHLKEYLKVFFYVLQVCHYLQLGQVKTVKTSLKMLQQSIQTIIAPNWPSDEQIFGQNNTEMFMWLPKEQLYVLVYLVTVSHSMMAGYMDKAQKYTEKALTQIEKLKSQENKPILAVFQIILLEHIIMCRLVMGNKSLAIKEIALAKDVCLSSSNKFLLKKHAPQLHCLLGLYAMSTSLFEHAEKQFYACIQETTERELKLFANLNLAIVYLRTKREQDLRNILEQIQQENSQCSNSQALMGSFYYVQGLNAFHKSSFHEAKRFLRETLKMANAEDLNRLTSCSLVLLSHVFLSIGNSKESMNMVTPAMQLASKIPDIHVQLWGSAILKDLHRMLKEPTQEIEAYNNHVNFSQNLIADQLKCTKFPEHALINWFQGDPPLPMLSQDLLVQPTATIVAPVAIASGSGVPIVVQQQQQQQQQSGGTYVRLPGTLNQQIMFQ